One region of Chryseobacterium sp. C-71 genomic DNA includes:
- a CDS encoding WG repeat-containing protein, with amino-acid sequence MKKIFNVIFILLSMSFVAQSKVLKSNKLVVKKNPVKQIVKKKPESNLVVINENVPLLIPQKLNGNFGYVNQKGKFVVTPEYHIAMFFAEDCNLLNSPNPKAKKFGTSNFATVEKNGISYRINQAGKRLYQFKNADLGKCQTEFKKQLFHAYILNGSYGIIEDSKFSNPSDRSHFKIYPKYEYLHILEGDDLSNPMIVASHKDKFGIIDVNNNIIIPFEYADIKRNYSWKLGKMFEVTKDDINYYYIDSNNKSY; translated from the coding sequence ATGAAGAAAATTTTCAATGTTATTTTTATTCTTTTATCAATGAGTTTCGTTGCTCAGTCTAAGGTTTTGAAAAGTAATAAGTTAGTTGTTAAGAAGAATCCGGTAAAACAGATTGTTAAGAAAAAACCTGAAAGTAATTTGGTGGTTATTAATGAAAATGTTCCTTTATTAATTCCGCAAAAATTAAATGGTAATTTTGGATATGTCAATCAAAAAGGTAAATTCGTAGTGACTCCCGAGTACCACATTGCCATGTTTTTTGCTGAAGATTGCAATCTTTTAAATTCACCAAATCCTAAAGCCAAGAAGTTTGGCACGTCTAATTTTGCGACAGTTGAAAAGAACGGTATTTCATACAGAATCAATCAGGCCGGAAAAAGATTATACCAATTTAAAAATGCAGATTTGGGAAAGTGTCAGACTGAATTTAAAAAACAACTTTTTCATGCTTATATTTTAAATGGCTCGTATGGAATTATAGAAGATTCTAAGTTTAGTAACCCATCTGACCGCTCGCATTTTAAAATTTATCCAAAATATGAATATTTACATATTTTAGAAGGTGATGATTTGTCAAATCCTATGATTGTGGCTTCGCATAAGGATAAATTTGGCATCATCGATGTCAACAACAATATTATCATTCCATTTGAATATGCTGATATCAAAAGAAACTATAGCTGGAAATTGGGGAAAATGTTTGAAGTGACTAAAGATGATATCAACTATTACTATATTGATTCCAATAACAAATCCTATTAA